One Drosophila willistoni isolate 14030-0811.24 chromosome 2R unlocalized genomic scaffold, UCI_dwil_1.1 Seg167, whole genome shotgun sequence DNA segment encodes these proteins:
- the LOC6644091 gene encoding eukaryotic translation initiation factor 4E-binding protein Mextli isoform X3 yields MAHAHLGRVVKTIETPRPLKSQSRSSLKNSYMVIEELIQLIDNVTVGLQSCNTTTESITLLLHNLRVHGPQLEAVSKDTLDRAFVVFRNASQDERLNIMTRLKLLELIELRAKSWEDNDTIAYYKAKQQVSNVEIPSEAYSHDAGGQQGGFLSTSPTFNVGGGGGGNSVPVGASSGAAAAAVAAAAAAFNAAAVQAAAIAAVGSPNQQHMLLPPGEVIRNSGKFPKPTKIPGKTYCKDEVVIRNADSGKVNPGAKERLVQITGPAEDKINYAKQLMEDTIRRNASPVRLEPVPAAGGGGGSCSSLNSSNSDDVVQPRTPGAGSGSNLANRLSFNSAQNFMTASAAVQQMSQHHQQQVAAVQAAQAQAQAQAQAQATAAGKVLRPNQQLLMHSYSTNDASVGEYKFTVNVGQHLIKITGDCCELVRVAKLVLDDYFSSSEFLASIEAGAAFDGTSLVSPVTTPSTPLPGSGPPQFMMGNPLPLADSGIGLNYSASSINNNNNVDGDDEVFTEGGTNNSVSSSQNGLARSRRSHFSRKESTPEIKAAREKQEQEDRSGGAFKTSASRISYDIEHLIYYSKSPHAWGLPDDWQKIIETHPSIIRNKVNQQTESTTAGNAENKDIFTTNTQAPNNSSSSAKATTASDTTITTSTTLLSSASPVVNSVTNKQSDLITVTVDNTNQDRKITTYERETRERDRDPIENYVTNKQSKYITVTIDNTNDRKIITYDRENRDRDRDMRRNAGHGNSIFGGYNFAIKSNSATALSDRNLYNKQLQIITNAMESAATTGPIKTGVGCRQVKNVFQRYCENDEFYDHGKEMQCNQELNNNRTCN; encoded by the exons ATGGCACACGCACATCTGGGACGCGTTGTTAAAACCATTGAGACACCGCGTCCGTTAAAGTCTCAGTCAAGATCGTCGTTGAAGAACAGCTACATGGTGATCGAGGAGTTGATTCAGTTGATAGATAATGTCACAGTTGGACTGCAATCGTGCAATACAACCACCGAGTCAATAACATTGCTATTACATAATCTACGTGTTCATGGACCTCAGTTGGAGGCAGTGTCCAAGGATACTTTGGATCGGGCATTCGTTGTGTTTCGCAACGCTTCGCAGGACGAACGTCTGAACATAATGACCCGTCTCAAGTTGCTGGAATTGATTGAATTACGTGCCAAAAGCTGGGAAGATAACGATACAATTGCCTACTACAAAGCCAAGCAGCAGGTCTCAAATGTAGAG ATACCCTCTGAAGCATATTCACATGATGCAGGCGGTCAGCAGGGCGGTTTTCTTAGCACCTCCCCCACATTTAATGTcggcggcggtggcggagGAAATAGTGTCCCAGTTGGTGCTTCAAGTGgagctgccgccgccgccgttGCAGCTGCAGCGGCTGCTTTCAATGCTGCCGCTGTCCAGGCAGCGGCCATTGCTGCCGTTGGCTCACCAAATCAGCAGCATATGTTGCTGCCACCAGGTGAAGTCATACGCAATTCAGGAAAATTTCCCAAGCCAACTAAAATTCCTGGAAAAACCTATTGCAAGGATGAGGTGGTTATACGTAATGCCGATTCGGGCAAAG TGAATCCTGGCGCCAAGGAACGTCTTGTACAAATTACTGGACCTGCTGAAGataaaattaa CTATGCCAAGCAACTGATGGAAGATACCATTCGTCGGAATGCCTCGCCAGTGCGTTTGGAACCAGTCCCTGCTGctggcggcggtggcggctCTTGCTCATCATTGAACTCATCCAATTCGGATGACGTTGTTCAGCCACGAACACCTGGAGCCGGCTCTGGCAGCAATCTCGCAAATCGTTTAAGCTTCAATTCGGCTCAGAATTTTATGACTGCTTCAGCTGCAGTGCAGCAAATGTCTCAGCATCACCAGCAACAGGTTGCCGCCGTGCAAGCCGCACAAGCGCAAGCTCAGGCCCAAGCCCAAGCCCAGGCAACGGCAGCTGGTAAAGTTTTGCGCCCAAATCAACAGCTTTTAATGCACTCATATTCCACAAACGATGCTTCCGTAGGTGAATACAAATTCACAGTGAATGTGGGTCAGCATCTGATTAAGATAACCGGTGATTGCTGTGAGCTAGTTAGG GTGGCCAAGCTTGTTTTGGATGATTACTTCAGTAGCTCGGAGTTTTTGGCTTCCATTGAGGCTGGAGCTGCCTTTGATGGCACTTCCTTAGTGAGTCCAGTGACAACACCATCCACGCCATTACCCGGATCTGGCCCACCACAATTTATGATGGGCAATCCACTGCCATTGGCCGACAGTGGCATAGGTCTTAACTATTCTGCTTCTTcaattaacaataacaataatgtGGATGGAGACGATGAAGTTTTTACCGAGGGAGGAACAAATAATTCAGTTTCTAGCTCTCAAAACGGTCTGGCTCGTTCGCGCCGCAGCCACTTCTCACGCAAGGAGTCTACACCCGAAATCAAGGCAGCACGTGAAAAACAGGAGCAAGAGGATCGATCTGGTGGTGCTTTTAAGACAAGTGCAT CACGCATCTCTTATGATATTGAACACTTGATCTATTACTCGAAGAGTCCACATGCTTGGGGATTGCCCGATGATTGGCAGAAAATAATAGAAACTCACCCATCGATTATACGGAATAAGGTAAATCAGCAAACTGAATCAACAACGGCTGGCAATGCTGAAAATAAAGACATCTTCACAACCAACACCCAAGCACCCAATAATAGCTCATCATCAGCTAAAGCAACCACTGCTAGCGATACTACTATAACAACCTCTACCACATTACTATCATCTGCTTCTCCCGTTGTAAATTCTGTAACTAACAAACAATCAGATTTAATCACTGTCACAGTGGATAACACAAATCAAGATCGCAAGATCACCACATATGAGCGCGAAACTCGTGAACGAGATCGTGATCCCATTGAAAATTATGTAACTAACAAGCAATCAAAATATATCACGGTCACAATCGATAATACAAATGATCGCAAGATCATCACCTATGACCGCGAAAATCGTGATCGAGATCGTGATATGCGTCGTAATGCTGGGCATGGCAACAGCATTTTCGGTGGCTATAACTTTGCGATCAAGTCCAATTCGGCAACAGCTTTATCTGATCGCAATTTATATAATAAGCAATTACAAATTATAACAAATGCCATGGAGTCGGCAGCCACAACGGGCCCGATTAAAACTGGCGTTGGCTGCCGTCAAgtgaaaaatgtatttcaacGATATTGCGAAAATGATGAGTTTTATGATCATGGCAAAGAAATGCAATGCAACCAAGAGTTAAATAACAATCGAACTTGTAATTAA
- the LOC6644091 gene encoding eukaryotic translation initiation factor 4E-binding protein Mextli isoform X4: MAHAHLGRVVKTIETPRPLKSQSRSSLKNSYMVIEELIQLIDNVTVGLQSCNTTTESITLLLHNLRVHGPQLEAVSKDTLDRAFVVFRNASQDERLNIMTRLKLLELIELRAKSWEDNDTIAYYKAKQQVSNVEIPSEAYSHDAGGQQGGFLSTSPTFNVGGGGGGNSVPVGASSGAAAAAVAAAAAAFNAAAVQAAAIAAVGSPNQQHMLLPPGEVIRNSGKFPKPTKIPGKTYCKDEVVIRNADSGKVMGIKGRRVHMIEELSETIISFQRVNPGAKERLVQITGPAEDKINYAKQLMEDTIRRNASPVRLEPVPAAGGGGGSCSSLNSSNSDDVVQPRTPGAGSGSNLANRLSFNSAQNFMTASAAVQQMSQHHQQQVAAVQAAQAQAQAQAQAQATAAGKVLRPNQQLLMHSYSTNDASVGEYKFTVNVGQHLIKITGDCCELVRVAKLVLDDYFSSSEFLASIEAGAAFDGTSLVSPVTTPSTPLPGSGPPQFMMGNPLPLADSGIGLNYSASSINNNNNVDGDDEVFTEGGTNNSVSSSQNGLARSRRSHFSRKESTPEIKAAREKQEQEDRSGGAFKTSASRISYDIEHLIYYSKSPHAWGLPDDWQKIIETHPSIIRNKDLQDESQRFDADKYLASIKSATKRNIVAADDAENLDE; encoded by the exons ATGGCACACGCACATCTGGGACGCGTTGTTAAAACCATTGAGACACCGCGTCCGTTAAAGTCTCAGTCAAGATCGTCGTTGAAGAACAGCTACATGGTGATCGAGGAGTTGATTCAGTTGATAGATAATGTCACAGTTGGACTGCAATCGTGCAATACAACCACCGAGTCAATAACATTGCTATTACATAATCTACGTGTTCATGGACCTCAGTTGGAGGCAGTGTCCAAGGATACTTTGGATCGGGCATTCGTTGTGTTTCGCAACGCTTCGCAGGACGAACGTCTGAACATAATGACCCGTCTCAAGTTGCTGGAATTGATTGAATTACGTGCCAAAAGCTGGGAAGATAACGATACAATTGCCTACTACAAAGCCAAGCAGCAGGTCTCAAATGTAGAG ATACCCTCTGAAGCATATTCACATGATGCAGGCGGTCAGCAGGGCGGTTTTCTTAGCACCTCCCCCACATTTAATGTcggcggcggtggcggagGAAATAGTGTCCCAGTTGGTGCTTCAAGTGgagctgccgccgccgccgttGCAGCTGCAGCGGCTGCTTTCAATGCTGCCGCTGTCCAGGCAGCGGCCATTGCTGCCGTTGGCTCACCAAATCAGCAGCATATGTTGCTGCCACCAGGTGAAGTCATACGCAATTCAGGAAAATTTCCCAAGCCAACTAAAATTCCTGGAAAAACCTATTGCAAGGATGAGGTGGTTATACGTAATGCCGATTCGGGCAAAG TTATGGGCATTAAAGGCCGACGTGTACACATGATTGAGGAACTTAGCGAAACAATAATATCGTTCCAAAGAG TGAATCCTGGCGCCAAGGAACGTCTTGTACAAATTACTGGACCTGCTGAAGataaaattaa CTATGCCAAGCAACTGATGGAAGATACCATTCGTCGGAATGCCTCGCCAGTGCGTTTGGAACCAGTCCCTGCTGctggcggcggtggcggctCTTGCTCATCATTGAACTCATCCAATTCGGATGACGTTGTTCAGCCACGAACACCTGGAGCCGGCTCTGGCAGCAATCTCGCAAATCGTTTAAGCTTCAATTCGGCTCAGAATTTTATGACTGCTTCAGCTGCAGTGCAGCAAATGTCTCAGCATCACCAGCAACAGGTTGCCGCCGTGCAAGCCGCACAAGCGCAAGCTCAGGCCCAAGCCCAAGCCCAGGCAACGGCAGCTGGTAAAGTTTTGCGCCCAAATCAACAGCTTTTAATGCACTCATATTCCACAAACGATGCTTCCGTAGGTGAATACAAATTCACAGTGAATGTGGGTCAGCATCTGATTAAGATAACCGGTGATTGCTGTGAGCTAGTTAGG GTGGCCAAGCTTGTTTTGGATGATTACTTCAGTAGCTCGGAGTTTTTGGCTTCCATTGAGGCTGGAGCTGCCTTTGATGGCACTTCCTTAGTGAGTCCAGTGACAACACCATCCACGCCATTACCCGGATCTGGCCCACCACAATTTATGATGGGCAATCCACTGCCATTGGCCGACAGTGGCATAGGTCTTAACTATTCTGCTTCTTcaattaacaataacaataatgtGGATGGAGACGATGAAGTTTTTACCGAGGGAGGAACAAATAATTCAGTTTCTAGCTCTCAAAACGGTCTGGCTCGTTCGCGCCGCAGCCACTTCTCACGCAAGGAGTCTACACCCGAAATCAAGGCAGCACGTGAAAAACAGGAGCAAGAGGATCGATCTGGTGGTGCTTTTAAGACAAGTGCAT CACGCATCTCTTATGATATTGAACACTTGATCTATTACTCGAAGAGTCCACATGCTTGGGGATTGCCCGATGATTGGCAGAAAATAATAGAAACTCACCCATCGATTATACGGAATAAG GATCTGCAGGATGAGAGTCAACGTTTTGATGCCGATAAATATTTGGCCAGCATCAAAAGCGCCACCAAACGAAATATTGTGGCCGCCGACGATGCTGAAAACTTGGATGAATAA